Sequence from the Fictibacillus arsenicus genome:
TTATTGAATGAATGCTCATTCATTTTTTATCCATAAAAAAATTAATTAGCCTATACTCAATATAAAATATATTCAGAATTTTAGCAATAGTTCAGAACTATTTCTTTAAAATTGTTTCTAAAGGATTGTTGCTTTTGGCTTTTGCGATTTTCATCATTTGCAAGTTGATTGGAGCGCAAGGTGCGAGACTCCTACGGGACGAGCGGTCAGGTGGAGACTCCTAATGGCGCAAAGCGGCAGGAGGCTCACCGCACGCCCCGTGGAAAGCGAGCAGCCTGGAGCGGAAATCAACTACTTTCAATGGCAATAATGTATGATAAAACAGCTTTTAATAAAAAAAGAACTCCCATGTAGAGAGTTCTTTTGCAGTCTATTGTTATTTTTGCTTAAAGTAATATACTAAATTACTTTCCGAATACACCTTTTAGTACAAACATAACGTTTGCTGGTCTTTCAGCAAGTCTTCTCATGAAGTAGCCATACCAGTCGTTTCCGTATGGTACGTAAATACGCATCTTGTACCCTTCTTGCATCAGCTGATCCTGGCGTTCTACACGAATGCCATAAAGCATCTGGAATTCGAATTGGTCGTAAGGAATGTTGTGCTTATCAACAAGTTCCTTTGTATATTGAATGATCTCATCATCATGAGTTGCGATTGCAGTATAATTGCCGTTTAACAGGTGTGTTTCAATCAATTTTTTAAAATTGTTATCCACGTCACTTTTTTCAGGATAAGCCACTTTAGGAGATTCTTTATAGGCACCTTTAACAAGACGCAAGTTAGGCTGATATTCATTAAGATTCTGTACATCTTCTAATGAACGGTACAGATATGCCTGAATTACAGTCGAGATATTATCATATTCTTTTT
This genomic interval carries:
- a CDS encoding proline dehydrogenase family protein, with the protein product MEQAMRNFFLFLAKNKSMTSLAKKYGLRFGAARFVAGATLESSISAIKKLNEKGMPVTIDHLGEFVDSEREAAEMTEHCIQAIKAIAKEKLDSQLSLKMTSMGLDISDELVLSNMKKIMDAAVKHNVFITIDMEDYSRCEKTLQIFKQLKKEYDNISTVIQAYLYRSLEDVQNLNEYQPNLRLVKGAYKESPKVAYPEKSDVDNNFKKLIETHLLNGNYTAIATHDDEIIQYTKELVDKHNIPYDQFEFQMLYGIRVERQDQLMQEGYKMRIYVPYGNDWYGYFMRRLAERPANVMFVLKGVFGK